The window ATTTGAAAGGTGAAAATGagcttaatagggcccctttaaccaaTTTGTATAGAAAGAAGTCTTACAGGTCCCCTGGAAAAACACAGGACATGTAAATACGTGAAAGCTGAAATGGTCATGTACAGAGTTGAAACCTAAATGGGTTGACTTAACAGTTTTTCTTCCTGtgcaaaaaacatgttgacaggCATCCCTTGAGGGACATTTCTCACTCTTGCTCTCAAAGTGTGTAAAGTGATTCATCACCGTCACACATTTCAGCAGCCTtaggaaataaaacatacttATCTGGAAAAATAAGCACTGTATTCTTTTACTTTCAGTGTCATTACAACTGTATGTATAGGGTTAAACATTTCCCTTCCTAATGCTGAATCCTCTTTGTGTTCCATTTGCAAATTGTGTCCATCATtttgctcttcttctctccttcctctggcTTCAGTTTCGAGAGAGGATACAAGATATTCTGCCTCAACTTCCTGCACAGCATGATCACTTCCTGTTACGCTGGCTCAGAGGTGAGTGGACAAACATGAGGCACCTGCTGCTTTTCCCATGACCACAGCTTTCACCTACAGGAACACCTATACCCTTAACCCTATTATCCCTTTGCTTTAAGGTAAAGCACGGGCCCATTTGCCTACATTCATTTGCATGCGTTCACACGGATAATCTGTCGGTGCCGTTGTGCTTATGCAAAAAGCAGAAGTAGCTGTGGTTTATTACGTGAAAGGATATATTGCAAAACACTCTAAACACTTGATTTGCAAGGGGTTGAGAAAGACACTCACATGGTTTGCAAGCCTGATGCTCCACAGATGAAGAACCAAGCCTGCCCTGTCAGCAGCGGTTTTAAACAAATCAGAGaaagtccctttttttttaaatgcaagaaGTATTTACCAGACACACAGATTATTTTCCATGGCTAGGTTGAGTATCGGCAGGTCTTGCTGTAAGCCTTAAAGCTAGTTCTAAAATGATTTTGCACTTGATTGCGTCCTGAGTGGACATGTCAATTACCCTTAAACTAAAAGTGAGATTGCTATGCAGGGTCAGTCAGCATCATCAGACTTGCAGCTAACAGGGCCAAAACTATAAAGGTACAGTCGATAACAAGCTCATTACCTCATCATTTTTAATTGGTTAATCTATCTATGGATTTGCTGCTAATCATGTGCCTCAGGTCCCATTTATTGAATTCATTATATCAATAGGAACTAGGGCACTCTGATACCCCTTTTCCAATGAAAATCTGTTATGTTCTTGTTCTGTGCTGGTGCTGGTTTGGTTTGTGTGAGGTTTAACGTGCATACTGGTTTGGTTTTCTACTGCCCATAGCCCAAGTAGTGCCACCGTTTACGTCACTGATTTTCTCGGCAACACCAACATGGCGGAATGTGTTGGGTCAATGCTAATGTTGGTATTCTTACAAAGCCAGATGAAATTGAAGCACGACTTTTCCAACTGTATACTCTTCTCCAGAGTGCAGTGGTTAACGGTAATGTGGTTCAGCCGGGTTTGCCTACTCCAGGAGAGGAATGCTGTCAGCTCTCAGCGACTGCTGGAAAGCAGTAATTCACTGTCTCTCAGTTTCTTCAGTTTGAGTTGACACTGTTTGGCATCATTACACCGTTATTAAAGTTTCTCTGGTATCACATGGGTGGTGATAGCATGGCCACCGAAGCTAGTCTGACTACTTGTTGCAATCATATTGTGGGAGAATTGTTGTTTTCTACTGGCACATTTTACCAACCTATGTTTCATTCTGATCTTACTTGTGAGCCCTCGTCCTGATTACGcctgctataaaaaaaaaaagagcaaaaacgTTCAAACCTTCAAAACGGTCCATAATAACAAACGGCTGGTCATTAAAGtgattgtaaaaataaacagtatcCCACGCATGCCTAGTTTATGTTGCTTGACTTTAtatatgtgtttaaatgtgtatggtCATGTTCTAGTCACTTTGCAGTCTTTTTGCTACTGCTTGTAACAACGTTATTATCTTCACTGTACTGGCCATGAACGTTAATCttgacacatttacacaaaaaactGAACAGAAAAACTGAACTTGTTCGCATAGGTAGACATTTTTTGTATAAGCTGCtgggaaatatttaaaaaaatatatgtaaaataattaGTCTAAGCCACATCCATCCCAAACGGTTTTCCACCCGAAGCCCCGTTGCAGTTGATGTGTTCAGTCTCTAGAGGAAGTGGTCAGCAATAGATAAAGGAGGCCTTGTTGTGATTAgttctgcaggagaggactagCAGTCTGTGTCTCAGGCTAATCCAGAGCTAATCGCATTAAAGAAGCACTACGATGGACAACAAGGAGACACTCTGCTGTGCTCTTGTGGGTTTTTGTTCCCTAGAGGATTCCTTATGAAAGGATTTCATAACAAGAGCGCAGTGGAAGTGGAGGCAAATAGTTTTCTTCAATTAAACCTTACATCACAGCTAGAAACATGGACAATGGCCAATGTTagctctgaatgattcagaagTCATTTCACTTTCAAGATGAATGTCGAGATGTTTCCCACATTATCTACTCTTTATGCTTCCTGGTTGGATGCAAACTGTATTTAGTTGTGAAATGACAATATCGTTGAATCTAATcaaaatctaatctaatcagTTTGGCTATTGATTTAAAGGAAAAAGCCTGAGGTGGCTCAGTGAGCTCTAACGATTGACCTCATAATTATCTAGATCACAACCATTATTGGGCCCTGGTTCAACTGTCTGAACTGATTCTTATATACatagttaaagaggccctactaTGCTTTTGCGGGGtgttcctgtaatgtgttatatagtttttgtgtttaaaagagGGATTTCCTCTCTATTGACTGTCAAATAAGTGCTTTTAAAACAGCAAGAGCAGAAGGTTTTAAGAACTGATTTCAGGTAAGCTCTAGGCTGGCCGTAGAGAAAAGGAAACCAGTTATTAAGTGTACGAACATCACAGTTTACAAGCTATATGCCCTGAGGTACAGGGCGTAGCGCCACACGTTCATGTGTCCAGGTTTCATATTTCTTCGGATGTTGTGGGTGAAATAATGGAAATACCAGCAACTGACTGTGGGATAGATGCACCGATAACCTGTTTCTGTCTTCCAATGAAAGacccttctcctctttctcaggATAACTTACTTGCTTTTTAAGCCTGTTCTCAGATGATTCACTCCAATTGGGCGTATACTGTATTTATCTCTGAGGAGCTCCGCCTTAACAGATAAAAGGACAATAAGCCGGTGTACATGACACCAATTCATTCTGTTCTGGAAAAACTGCAGAACAAATTGACCTAAATTTAGTGAAAGAACTTAGCAAACAGcagctttttattaaaaaaagttggGTTTAGTCACAAGAGAGTTGTATTTCCACATCAATGtgacatgtatattttttgaCTGACTGAACAATGTTATAGACATGTAGGGGTATTTGCTGTTTCCTTCGAGCCAAGAATAATACTTATTATCAAAAGTTATCAAAAAGTCTAAATCTCGGGCCGCCAGGGTGATGATTTAACCACAACATGGTCAGAAAACGCTCTGTCCCTTCATGTTGGATTGAACCTGGTGGAAGAGATATTGGTTGTATTGTTAAATGTTATCAGATAATATGCTGACTTTGCTTCTTCATCATACTGGCAGCAATATGAACCTTTATCAAAGCTAAAGATAACGTTTCAGAGACCTGCACCTGCACTCATTTTTGTTGGTCCATTATCTAAATGATAATGTGTCTTTCTGTCCTGGGTGGTGGGTCCTGCCTCAACTTTTTGGGAACAGTGTGCTGTATGCTTGTAAGGCAAAGACAAGatataaaatgacatgaaaGTATCATGGAGGTGTTTTGTTTCACTGTAgttgaaggggccctattatgcttttccctAACCCTCTGTAGTGTgtgatataggtttttgtgcatataaatggtctgcaaaggctaaaatccccaagtcCAACACActcctccccctgcctgaaacgcctccattggactcctttgtttacttctgtaacatattgACATGACTACATAACAATTGCACTTCTATtagctccaaaacattgtacgtgataagctaatGGTCGCGACATCTGTAACAATTTCACCAATTataacagagccagccagctaaccaatcagagcggaatgggctctggtttcagacagagggtgaaaagaggagctgcagcacaggcagtatgagaaacataaagagctttttgaacattaaagcatggagacaaaatacaaatatgaacctgaaaatgagcataatattcTTTGTCTTGCTTAAACATTGTGCTGCATTCATATGTTGTAGGAATAATCAGAACAATTATTTGGCAACTGGGAAAAATGAATATACGTCCCCCTCAAGTCAGAACATCAACTCTGAAAAAGATATCAACGTTACGCTCTTCACTTGTTACGTACATGTTATTTCCCCATTAAAAGCTGATGAACACACCAAAGTTGGAAAATCAACTTCCCAGCTCTTAAAAGTCCCAGGAGCATTTAAATGCACTATTTTTTATACAGGGCTATTCCTTCTAATAAGCATTTCAAGATGAAGTTATCAGAATAATCCTTATTACCGACTCAAAATACTACCCAGCCTGTAACCTGCTGTGCTTTTGTAACTGGAAGTCACTATGTCCTGGTTAAGGTGGCAGATTGGAGCATTATAGTTAGTATAATCCACTGTTGGAGTATGTGTCACTTCCACAGCGCTGTTGTGCTGCTCCAGCAGACTTTAAGCTGCAGGGCTAATCACCTTACATGGAGCATTAAGACTATTCTGGATCAGTCACACTGACACAGCTGTTTATCTACGTTAGAGTCGAGGCGGTAGTTTGGATGTTATGCAAGTTAATTCCCAGAGGGTATTAATGGAAATTATACAGTTTAAAAGAGGGTTTGATTCTTGGTATTTTTACCACTTCCAAAAATGTCCCATGCCCCTAAAATTCCCCTTTTGCCATTTATGGACTGTGTAGGAATTATGGAGACACTTTTGAGGAACTCTTGTATAAGTCAACTAGTGGTTTCCAAACAACCCGATTATTTTGGTTATACAACTTTGAAACAGGATTTAGATAAACCAGAAACAATACAGGAAGTGATGGTATCACAAAATCCAAATCCTGCTCGTATTTGTTGAGGATATTtaagtgtttcctttttttttttacaagatgTAAATACAAGGTCAAGCAATGTGTGATCATattcaaataatattattttttatttttcagccaGAAACTTCAATGTGCAGAAGTCTGAGGCCATGCTGCGAAAGGTAACAAGTTCAGCTTCTCTGTTGAGCAGGACAGGACAGATAACAGTACAGTAATGCAATAAAAATCTGGTTCTAAATTGAAAGCAAAGGTGCGTCCATTATCTCTTTGAGTGACTGACTTGTGTGTGAAAGTGCAGTTAGCAGCACCACAGACGTGCCGTCAGCTGAGGAGGGGCTGCAGATTAGACGGGCCATGTGATAAGGCTTAGCTGCAGCACTGCAGCCTGATGAGGTAAAAATGAGATGAAAGGGATTGAAGACAAATAATAAGATTTACAGCCACTTCTTTAAAGCTGCAGGTTGTGTCCACTGGGGGGCAGCAGATCACATATTTCTTTGATAAAGTTATGATAATATACAATACCTAGAAACAAAGTGTGTTGGGTCTTAACAACACGCTTTAAATATATCCATGTTTAAGATTAAAGTACTTTTGCGAGTGATCTACTTTTCAATAACACTTATCTACCAATGACCCAAAGCACATGGTAGGCAAACATAAGAGAAGCTAACATAAGCAGTGGCTAGTGCTTAACATTTTGCTAGTCACTTTTCTTCATTAGCATGAGGCTTATTGTTAGCCAGTTTTACAGTTGACTGCGGTGTCTCCCAGCATAGGTATGCCTTGTACACATATCTAATGAGATTACAGAACCAATCGGTGTAACTGTAGCTACGATCTTTGTATAAACCATGACTAACTAACACTCCATCAGAACTTCCCCACTTTGTTCTGGTATCCTTTTGAATTTCTTGCCCCAGTAATCAAAATGATCGGGTTCTTCTTAAAAATATGGACATAAATAATTCGATAATTTGCctatttcaaacaaatattttgtccCCTTTGATGGATTGTTAGAGGTTTCAGGCATGTGTTGACATGTACAGTACACCGGTACCTCACTGATCCCCTTCCTGCTGACAGCTCAGGTTTGGCATCACCTGCTGTCTGTAACATCCTAAGCCACCTAAATCACCACATTGTGTTCAGGCCAATCTGCCACTGTACCAGCAGTCTGTCATCAGGAAGAAAACAACAGCCTCACTTTAATGTACTTAAATCTAATATGCACCTGTCTTTTCTTCCAGCATTTGGAGTTCAGGAAACAGATGAAAGTAGACGCAATAATCACCGACTGGCGTCCACCAGAGGTAATAACTAGACATTACAAACCCCCATCTTATAACGGCTCAACACTAACTCATCAGCCTTTGGATGCCAAAACTGAATTTTGTTTTAATCAACTTACTTTTAAGTATCTAAGATACCACGTCATATTACTTTTAAGAAAGTATGTTGTACATGCTTTGCAGTAGACTTTTCTGTCCAGCTTAAGGATGCAGGGATACTTTGCCTGCCAAGACTCCCAGTAAAATGtcctcttgttttttgtttgttttatcaaatGTCAGTTGAATCACTTTGCACTTTTGTTGGGGATGTTGAGAGGTAGCTGAACTTTTCaccacacagcaaaacaacaatcattgatcaaaaacattttatttctcaaacCCAATGCCACAAATTATACATCTGTTAACAGTTGTTGCAGCGTACAaggaaaaaaactcaaaactgCACATGCAGTGTTGTCTGGGTCTGACTTAACCGCAATATTTCAATATCTATAATGCaacaaacataataaatgaaGTCATTAAGTACCAGTCTTGATGTTTGCTATAGTGGATGCCCTACTGTCAACCCAGAGCCAGTGGCAGCCTGGCAGCTGATGCTTTCTATATTACAGTACACAACTGATGGAACCATTAATGAATGCTGTTTGCAGGTGATAGAGAAGTATCTGTCCGGAGGGATGTGTGGTCACGACAGGGAAGGCAGTCCCGTCTGGTATGATGTCATCGGCCCTGTGGATCCTAAAGGCCTGTTCCTGTCTGCATCAAAGCAAGACTTCATCAAGTCCAAGATCAGAGACTGCGAGGTCCTGCAGCAGGAATGTGACCTGCAGTCGCAGAAGGTTAGAGAACAGAGAACCGGTGCTACCGGtcacacttttattgttttctacGTTATTGTATAGTTCCACCAATTTAATtccctgtctttctgtccccagCTTGGGAGGAACGTTGAGTCAATCACCATGATCTACGATGTAGAAGGTCTGGGTCTGAAACACTTATGGAAGCCTGCTATAGAAACATATACAGAGGTATGGAGAGATGCCCTTACAGTGGAGATGTAGACCTCACAAAACCTATATGAGAAGTGTAGGTTTGGTCAAACATTTATGAATAAAgtatatgtttctgtgtgtcacCAGATCCTCCAGATGTTTGAAGCCAACTACCCAGAAGGCTTGAAAAGGCTTTTTGTCATTAAAGGTACTTGGCCTTTACTCGATTAATTGATTCCACCTGCGTTTCcttattcatcttttttaaatcattgttcCCCGTTTTTGGGGAGCCAGAGTTTCTATTATCACTAGTGAACATTTAGTAAACACTTGATTTTTTTCTCTTGCAGCTCCTAAACTCTTTCCTGTAGCTTACAACCTTGTAAAGCATTTTCTGAGTGAGAACACAAGACAAAAGATCAATGTCCTCGGGGGTAAGAAAAAACGTGATATTCTAGAGAATATTTTCCAAATCGAAACCCTTCGACCTAACTTATTTCTGATGAAATGACCGTTGTTCCTACAGCTAACTGGCAGGAGGTTTTAATGAAGTACATAGATGCAGAGGAGCTGCCGGTGATATACGGGGGTAAACTGACGGATCCTGATGGAGATCCTCGCTGTCGCACCATGGTGAGTCTGTGAATCAGCAGCCTACAATGCACACGTAAGGGTGCTGTTGGTTCTCACAGCTCACTTTGTTTCACAAGTTAACAGGAAGTTCTTCCATTACTATGGGAACTCCGGTGATCTCTGatgtattgaaaaaaaacatctattttctgttgtttaatTTTCCTCAAGTTAGTAAAACAAAATTGGACATTTTCTGACAGTTGTAATCCATTACTAAGAAATGAGCTAGATTCAGTTGCTTGACTTGAATTCTGTCGTTTAAAATAACTTTGCACTATAGtggttttattatgtttttggtttaatgGTTATCTAAAACATCATaggttttatttaaaggggccttattatgcttattggggttttctctttcctggtAGGTGTtgtaaaggtttttgtgcatgtaaatggtctgcaaaggctcaaatccttAAGTGAgttttctctctcccacacactccccccctgccatTGTATGGGAAAtattaaggggcgggacatttcctATAATTTGCTAAGCAGTTGgttaatcacaacagagccagccagctaaccaatcagagcagactgggctctggtttcagacagagggtgaaaagaggtgctgcagcacaggcagtatgagaacaataaagagctttttgaacattaaagcatggagacatgtcataatatacaattatgaacctgaaagtgagcataatatgtcctctttaaaaagaaaaaaatagacaGTTTTCCTGCCTTgatgttttttccccacatGTTTGGATCATGTGCTCATGTAGTTTGGCAGCTTACAGCTTTGCTTTAGTCAGGGAATGTCTGGCTAGCATGCTTGCTATGCACATGAAATGTTCTGGATAATGAAACGCCATGTTCAGGCTCCAAACAGGCCAAACTGAACAGAGGATCAGACGGTCCCTATAAAATGTTAACACTGGCGAGGCTCCTGTTACACATGAATAAGCCAGTTAGATCACAGCCGGTCAATTACAAGACAAGGACTTTACTGGACTGACAGAATTAATAAAGTTTCCAGTTGCATTGAACCATTGGTTTTCTGCACAGGAAATTGCAGATGAGATTAgttgtaataaaataatgaactcCCACTTCACCCACGCCGCACCCGCCTCGCTGCATAGAAATGGTAAAAGCCCTCAGCACGAGGGATGTAGTATTGAGCGACACGTGCAGAGAACTGCAGCTTGGGTAGTTGCACTTGTAGACATCGCTTTAGAGGAGAAAACTGACCGTGCGTTTGTCACCGTTTCCGTAGATAAATAATTGTCCCGTGGAGAGatgaggaacaggaagagagaaagtcATTACGGCTGCATTCAAGATTCAAGGAATTAACATGCTCAGCCTgggagtgttttctttttcaacccCTTTTAAACCTCCTTTAGCTAGCTGTGTCTTTGACTTTACTCTGTATTATATTAGTTTGGTCGTAGGAACTGGAGTCATCATAATAAaaggaacagtttgacattttgggaaatgctCTCATTCGCTTTCTTACCATGAGTTGGATTAGTAGATCACACATGTTTGTAAACCGtcagtaaatatgaagctaaagCCATTAGAAAACTAGCctagcacaaagactggaagtTTTGGGAGTCTGCTAGACTGGAAGTGATTCAAGGAGGTCACAGCACCTGGCTGCAAAAGTAGTCCCACATGTCCCTCAAACACAATTAATCAAGTTCCACTTTTTGTTGGCAGGAGCCAGGTTAGTTCTTTTACCCTTTTTCCTAGCttcaatgctaagctaagtgcatatttgtgtacatttccaaaatgaTGAGTTGTTCCTTTAAGAGTAGGGCATCAATTATGGGcctgaataaatacatttatattgtacAACTTGTTTGGAGATTTGATGTAATGATAACTTTTGGATAATGGTGGTGAAACATGAATCAGTGTCATCGTCAGTGTGCTTTTTTCTCCATATTCAGGACTCATTGtctacattttctgtttatatCATGGGAGGATCCTGTCTGATTTTAAATTGCAGTGATGTGCAGCACAAAGGCCACTATAGACGTATAATATTGCTTCTTCAAAACTACTATCAAGCCTTACGCATCTTGTATAGTATGTTTTTCCTCACGCTTAACCTCGTAGGGGTTTAGTGAAATCTCTGCACTGTAAAGAATTTAAAATCAGTAGATGCCCAGTGATGTTTAGCTGTATAATGGACTATATGAAATTGCGGGTGTTTATGTTCTTTTagtaattattttctttttgcatctTTTCTTGTGTGGTTTGTGAGGAGTTTGACTTCCCTTATAATAACTTAGCTGTGTCTGACATCTAAATATAAACAGTATCTGTCACTCTGGTTTTAAATCATCACACTGATGACATCTCTGCCCTCTGTTGGGTGGTCCCCAGTACTGCACGGTGTAGTGTATTACTGGGAGCACAGTTGGTTAGTTTGATATTTATGTGAATAAACAGTTaaaaagagggtttttttgtgcaaaatCTTATAAAATAACAAGCATTCAGAACATGTCTCAAAGTAAGTGATGGCTTtctatttttcttcatttctccTTCCTGcagttttttaacatttattataatcaaCTTTTTGACCCCCGACTAACGGTTTGTACACGGTGTTGGTTGCAGATCCACCATGTGAGCCCTGTCCCCCCCTCCTACTACGTGCGGGACCATGTTAAGATGGAATACGAGCAATGTACCACCGTCAGCCGAGGCTCCTCCCAGCAGCTGGACTATGAGATACTGTTCCCAGGCTGCGTTCTCAGGTCAGCTGCACGCAACACGCTCTCTCACAGTGGCAGCAGTGGTGTTCAGTCTTTTAGAGCTGAGGGAATGACTGGATTTActcatgtatttattgttaaacTAATATTCACAGAATACAGTTTTAAGCATTTGTGTAGTCGCTGCATATCCGTATAATATCATTGTTAATTGAACATCTTTGAGTTTTAGTTTGACCAAACCAGTTGCTTTTTGTGATCTTAAGTTCTAAAAAATGTGTCAGTGCAAAGAAATGACAAGACCACTAAATTGTTGCTCACATAGCATCTATAACGTTTTACCCAAAACAATggtgttacatttaaataagttaAGTTGTATTGATAGCTATATCTTTAAGATATGTAAGGATGATTAAGCGTAATAAGACCTGAATTCATGATCTCATGATGAAAAATGCTGCATATTTTAGTGTtaacattgttattttaatgaagCTGTATTCAGGGTAATTATTAAAAGGCATAATTACAATATAAACGAGTAGaataagaaacattttcaatgatcaatttcagtttgtttaactcTTGAAGTTAGTTATTTTAAGCGCTTCCCAACAAATTCaataatgttttcttcttaaagTCACCCTTTTCCACCCTATAGTTCTTATCACAGTGAGACTAGCACAATCACAAAGCTTAACAGATTCATGCATAtctattttctttgtgttgtggTAATGCCAGGCCTAGtctatgaaaaataaatgacttctttttttttttgtaggtgCTTTCAATGGTTgtgcttttgtatttttgtaatgaatcaattctgagaaaaagtcaaaGCAGTGTTCAGGAgaacctttttttctcttctccacAGATGGCAGTTTGCCAGTGAAGGTGCAGACATTGGTTTTGGGGTGTTTGTGAAGGCTAAAAAGGGCGAAAAGAAGAAGGCAGCTCAGATGGAGGAAGTGGTGGCCAGCCAGCGTTACAACGCCCACCTAGTGC of the Eleginops maclovinus isolate JMC-PN-2008 ecotype Puerto Natales chromosome 12, JC_Emac_rtc_rv5, whole genome shotgun sequence genome contains:
- the LOC134873125 gene encoding SEC14-like protein 2, which codes for MSGRVGDLSPKQAEALEQFRERIQDILPQLPAQHDHFLLRWLRARNFNVQKSEAMLRKHLEFRKQMKVDAIITDWRPPEVIEKYLSGGMCGHDREGSPVWYDVIGPVDPKGLFLSASKQDFIKSKIRDCEVLQQECDLQSQKLGRNVESITMIYDVEGLGLKHLWKPAIETYTEILQMFEANYPEGLKRLFVIKAPKLFPVAYNLVKHFLSENTRQKINVLGANWQEVLMKYIDAEELPVIYGGKLTDPDGDPRCRTMIHHVSPVPPSYYVRDHVKMEYEQCTTVSRGSSQQLDYEILFPGCVLRWQFASEGADIGFGVFVKAKKGEKKKAAQMEEVVASQRYNAHLVPEDGSLTCERPGVYVLRFDNTYSIFQAKRISFTVEVLLPERLQSTHTNGGSKTTTVQAEGISQS